GAGGGTAAGGAGGGGGTGTCGAGCGCAAGGGTGGCAGGATGGTTTCATAAGTTATCGATTGAAACGAACCCGCGGTGGTGGGAAGAGTGTCAGTTTCCATGGCGACCGAACCTGCGCCCTGCAACTTGGACGTTTACCTTAATGCCCGGGAATTACGGGACGTGATTTTCACCACCACCCCCCCGCCCCTCCGCTTTTCCCTCTCTCGCGGCTCTCTCCCTTCCACTATCGTCGAGGACGCTTTAGGcgataatgtaattttatctGCCACCCGCCTTCTAGCTCCTCGACGAACCTCCGCGGATATCCTCCTGCCCTCCATCCCCGACGATCCACTTTCTTCCACTATCCCACCCCCTTGTTTCACCCCCTCCTCGATCAACGGTCGACAACGTTTTCTTCGGCAAACAACGTTAGTTCATTGGCCGCTGGCGCGGAATTAATTGGATTCCCGGGAAATTAATTGCGGCAAAAGCCACACCCGACGCCCCCCTGGAAATTAGAGTCCCTAACGTCGCGGAATTTTCACCCTTAAACCGGGAGGATCGAAAAAATTAGACTACTCTGCTCGCTGTGGCTGCGAATCCTCGACAGGCTGGCAATTAAAGGGTGGTATCGATCGGTGGAACGAGAGGGCGAGACTGTCTTCGTTTCTAATTGTCTTTTATCGAGGGGGTAAGTACCAGAGAGAAGGCTACAtgttatgtatattaaaaaaaaaaaaaaagaacaagtcGAAGAGATAACACCGAAAGGGACTACGTTTCGAAATGCCCCTGGAAAAAATTCGAGCCGGCGAACGCGAGGCGAcggattataaaaaataaacagagtaaattctatttgaattGAATCAATTCACGGTATAGatgaattttcgtttcgatttatCCGATTTTAATAAGCCCagattaatttctatttaaatttaattaatccgaGGACGCGTCGGgcgatctttttttttcccagggagaattttaatttcgcaacGATAGAGGATCCAGGGCTGAATCGTCGTGAAAATTCCGATCAGGCGTCGGCCGTTGGATCGTTGCCACGGGCACGAACCACCCCTAACTACGCCGGTGGAGCGGCAAGCCACCCCCTCGGGGGCTGTGCCAACACAAGCCCGCATTAGCTAACTGCGCCCTGATTCGTCGTCGGATCGATCCGAAAAACGAGGAAACTTAACGCGAATTACGTCACGGGGCTGAGTTAATTCCGACGGAATGAAACGAAAGCAGCGTCGATTGCGGCGAAAAGTCAACTCATttgaagaaatgaaacgaGTGGAAAGAAAGCGTTCGCCCGACGGGCGACGATATTCATTATCGTCGATCGACTTATCTCTCCCTgcggtaatttttaattacggtTACTCCCTGGATTCGTCGACAAAAATTGCACGCGAATTATCCTGTCCCGTAAAGCAATGAAGTATTTGTGATTCGTTTGCTAGAggaaaggaaatatttctttccgtCGTTTCGAGAGGATACAATTAATGTTACGGTTAAtaagaatttcaataattattttttggagACCTTTGAATAACTTTTGAGAATCgagtaaccttctccttttcgaagtcggttaatcgCACGCAGTGGTTGAAAATGAACAATATTAAGTAAACATAGTAACCCTTGCTGCCATTTTCTCGTCAAGTATCAATTCCTGCACCCACCACGACTcttgaaaatgatattaaacgTACATTTCTGACAAAAACGCTTTCATCGACCCTTTGAGAATCTCGAGAAAATCGTGTACAAGTTACGTCTTCGGGTGAAAAGGTCGTCTGCGACGAGaaaaaaacgttaaattaCGACCATTTATATTCTCCGGAGGAATCCAGCCCCTAGCGATCCTTCTGCGAACTCGAAAAGGCGGGGTCTCGATCCTTCGAGAGGGAGAGTGATACCGTTACCATGGAGTTATGTAAATCGTCGGATTACTCGTCCCTGTAAATTGGAAATCGGCCAGGGTGGGGGGGTAGCGATGGCCTCGAGACGCCTCTCGACTAAACGTCAACCTCTCTGAACAAATATCAATCCTGAATATCGTACGAAAATGGCATAACCTCTgttatccaatatttttttcggCAAAGAACACAGTCTTTATTTACAACGAATATCGTTACAGAAGACGTAAGTGCCTCGCAGCGAAATTATCATCCCTTAACTTGTACACGCACACAAGCTACCTAAcaattaatgataaaattgtcAGGAAACTAGAGTTAAGAGAGTATCCAGTTGGGCATCGGTAAGAAGGGAGTGCCACCCCCCTGAGGTCTAGCGATGAAATGATGAGGGGTGAGGCGAGGGCACAGTGTCACCATCCCCTTGGCATAACGAGGAGCACGGAACAGGCGCAGAATCGCGTCGAGTCGTCCCACGGGTCGTGTTACACGCATTAGCTAAACGGCAGCTCTGATTGGCTCCCATCTACACCCGCGGCTTTCATCAACCCCCGTTTTCCTTCTAAGGTCGTTGGGGTAGAACCTAGATCAGGAATCCCTTCATTCTCGACCGAAACTGTAGTCCGGCTTCCTGGCTCGTTTCTGAAACATTTCGAGAGCGAGAATGACGAAGGGGTGGtttttcgaaatcgatttGTTTGAACTTTTATTCCACCATATAATAACTTTAATCCAATCGGAGACATGAAAATCGCATCGATATATCGACGATTCAAGCAACTTCAAGTTGTACCGGTAACCGGTTGTAGGTTAAATCTGTTTGAATTGGATTTTAAGAAGAAGTcgattaaaagaatataacaaGGTCGCAAATGAAGGCGACTCAACTTTTCGTGCAGGCGAACGAAGCCGTGACCCTCGACGATGTGTTGATTTATCTGGGCAAGTATACTAAATAAACTCCGCGGTAAACTCAGCGGATACTCGTCAGTTATCCCTGACTAATCCTACCCTTCAACGATGTCCCTTCGTTAGACGAGTTTGGTACATACCAAAGGTACCTTTTTTGCATACTGACGGTCTTCAGCGTGTTCCTGATCTTCGTGTACTTCACGCAAGCCTTCCTCACCATCCTGCCCAACGAGTACTGGTGCAAACTTCCGGAGGTGGAGGGGGTGTCCAacgagaaattgaagaagatcatGATACCGAGCTCGAAAGTGGTCCCTTACGAGGGCCATCAGTTATCCTACTCGAGGTGCTGGATGTACGATTTGCCAGTGGAGCAGGCTCTGGCTCTGAACAAACCCGACGAAAGTTGGCCGTTGAAGAGGTGCAACACCTGGGAATTCAAGCTCAGCCGATCGGACGTGCCCTACATGTCTGTCGCCGCAGAAAAGAATTGGGTGACTTGCTATTAAGCTATCGAAACtgttcaaccctttgcacacgACAGGTGACTCTCGgccaccattaggtttcacgcggCAAACCTACGATACCTAaggtttctttaggtttaatttctttggagctcgaagtgtcgataaaacgaTTgacggtgaggtaaaggtgatcgtattctcaaatctagatagctcagaattcgtggcaatagaatgttaagaaacattttgagtttctggtagataccagaaaaaaaaggcttcgagtgcaaagggttaacccttCGCCGTCCTACGACTAGTGAGACTCGACGGAACTGTAccaaaatcagaaaatctatacggcaaagggttaatgaaatattgaaatacctCCGCCACCTAAAATTCCATTAGCTAGCTTGGTAGAAGCACTTATCCTCGACCTCCTCTATTCCTCAACTCGTCGAAAACATCGTATACCATCGAGATTCTAAACTTAAGACCTTCGTCGTCCTAAGATCAAATCACTCACTCTTCCGATCCTTATCTTCCAGGTCTGCGAAGAGGAGTACAAAGCCACCCTGGCCCAGAGCATCTTCTTCGTGGGCTCGGTAGCTGGCAGCTTCGCTTTCGGTTGGCTAGCGGACAAATACGGTCGAATACCAGCCCTAGTCGGCACGAACTTGTTAGGCTTCATTGGTGGCGTCAGCACCGTGTACATCGACCACTTCTGGCAGTTCTGCATCTGCAGGTTCGCCGTTGGCATGGCCTACGACAACACCTTCGTGATCGCTTACATCCTCGTTCTGGAGTACGTCGGGCCCAGATGGCGTTCCTTCACTGCCAACATGTCCTACGGAATATTCTTCACCGTCGGTGGAGTCTGTTTGCCATGGATGGCTCACGGGATCGCCAACTGGAGGAGCTTCTCGTTGCTGACGTCCATTCCTCTCGCCTCTGTCGTTCTCGCTCCGTTCTTTCTTCCTGAAAGCGTCAGGTGCGTCCTCTTTTACCACTAAGAGTAGCATCGAAGCTTTAGGTCGCCAAGGAAGAGGATTTCTTTGGACATACTTTTCATTTGCATCTTTCTTCGCCAAAGGTGGCTGATCAGCACAGGCCAGATCGAGAAGGCGTTGAAGATCATCACCAGAATCGAAAAGATAAACGACTCGCAAATACCAGACGAAGTCTACAAGGAGTTCCTCGACGACTGCATCGAAACCGCCGACACGTTGGCTGCGGAGGACCATACGGTGTTCGATCTCTTCAAGACCACCCGCCTGAGGTACAAAATCCTACTGAATTCTACTCCAAGTAGAGTAGAGTCGTTTCTTGTCAACTCGATGATCTTTCCACGACAGAAAAATGATGCTCCTACTGACGGCGTCCTGGGGCCTCATCCAGATGGCCTACGACGCCCACATCAGGAGCCTGAACACCATAGGCTTGGACATGTTCACCTCGTTCACGATCGCCTCCGCGACCGAACTACCAGCCATGCTCCTGGTCACCTCGGTCCTGGACATCCTAGGTCGAAGATGGACCCTCTTCGGCTCCGTCATCATCTCGGGGCTCTTTAGTTTCTTCGCGGCCAGCGTGGCTCTCGGGGTCGGCTTCACCACGTTGGCTATGTGCAGTCGGTTCTTCATCAACGTGGCCTCGAACATAGCCATGCAATACGCGGCGGAACTTCTGCCGACGGTGATCAGAGCCGAAGGGGTGGCCTTCATCCACGTGATGGGGTACGTCACCTCCGTCATCAGCCCCTTCATCGCCTTCTCCCACAAAGCGAGGTACAACCTGCCGATGATACTTCTGGGAACCACGTGCTTCGTCTGTGGGCTCGTCTGTCTCTTTCTCCCGGAAACGTTGATGGAACAGCTGCCCCAGACTCTGCTGGTAGTATCTCTATCGTTCGTTATAATTCTAAGCGAATATATCTACGTATTCGGAAAACTCTCCTCCATCTCTCAAGACTAAATAGAACCGTCTAGCGTTTTTACAGAggttttacaaaatctcgagTTCGTCGAAAACCGAGGCTGATGAAGCGATTCGgctttcagattcgtatttaggacgaggaacgCTATAAGAATTACCCAGTGGATATTACAGAACGAAATTCGTGTTGGACGGTGTTATTGGAGCCTCggtttaatttatcgatgaaTTAGTATTAATCTATCTATATATCAGGATACGTGATGGTAGAGGTTCAGAGGCATCGTTCAGGCTTCGAGAAGTAGCCAGTTGTGTAGATTCTTGGTAGTTAATGGCTATACTTACTTCTATTTCTCAGCAAGATGCTCAGCAAGATGCTCAGCGAGATGCTTCACAAGATTCTGTCAAAGTCTTTATTTTACGatacaattagaaaaatgtctgcCTCCGTTctctaaatttttaaacgttctGGACTCGATCGATTTAACTTCCTACAGTCAATGAGTCAAATTCTGTTACCTTCCTCCAAAAATCTTCGCGCGAATCCTGTTAACGGTGTTACAAAGAACTGTCCATTTGTGGTCATTTTGTTTAAGGAGGGGGAGCTGTTCGGGATCGACCAGAAATTCTGGGAAACCCCGTTCACGAGGAAGGAGCCCCTGGAGCCGATAGGGCACCACTTGCACGCGAAACGGCCGGCGTTGCGGCCGGCGATATTGCGCAGCACCATGATTTCCGGTTACGTGGGCAACGAAAGCAGGATACTGTCTACCCAAGAAAAGGCTGCCCTAGCCTCCGATAGGCTCGCAGACACCGACTCGTCCACGTCTGTCTCGCCTCAAGATTATCTCGAGCAACTTAGGCGAGAGGCCAGCGTGACCGACGACTTCGCAAACGAGACTCGCGAGGACAACCAAAAATAGATTAATAGTGAAATAGTTTACTTTAGAATTTTACCAGTACGATACAGGGGGATCGGTTTGAAATagttgttgaatattttattaatcggCACTCTATTAATGACAAGACCGAGAATAGTTTTTTGCATGTAACGTGATctcgattaatcgaataaacagTAAAATGGAACAATTGCAAGAAAAGCGATTAAATGGCACAAGCATAGAATTGTAAAGCGAGTCAAGATTTCTCCGAGGGAATAAATAGAAGTGTCGGATAACAATTGAATGGAGAGGTGGTGGAATTAGACCGACGTTTAGTTAATTGTAGAAATTAACGACAACAGGAGCCCTACATGTGGCCCCGTTTAGCGTCGACACGTTCCCCAAACTCGAATTTCGTTTCCCTTTCTCTGAAAACACATAAATCCACGCGGCGCGGTCTTTGCTTCTTATTTCAGAGACGCTGCCACGCCGTGGGTGGTATGACTAAAAAAAGAACGCCGTCGGAGACGGAGATGTATTAACTCTACGTTGCAAATCTGAAGGCTGTAACTTCGATTCAatcgcaaaataaaaaatttcatcttcAGCACTTCAGATTCTCGACGTTTCGGCTCCACTTCCAGTTTCACAGGAAAAATGGCCCGACTCGTGTTTGGAACGTTTAGCACCGTTCGAGAATTCGATCTTACGGGGGTTGCACCGCGAGGGCAAAACGGTTCTCCTTTTTCGGTGCCGCTTCTTTGGCTTGCCGAAGGAAATCCGAGCCAAATTCATGCCTCGTCACTCGACACGACTAATGGACCCATAATGACCGACCAGGACCGGGCACACCCACATTCGTCACCCCTGCGGAAAATGCGGAGTCTCGGCCTCGTTTCATGGTGGTAACACCTTGCCTCAAAGTCACTTTCAATTCCTCCTACACTTGCACTGTagagtttattaatttccttaattgaaacaaaaataaatggtagGTGCACCTGCTGATCACCGGGTGATACTCCAACTATTCCGGAGTATCGAGGAGACTATCGCGTGAAGATACCATTACGGAGTTTCAAAATTCCATAGAATTCTCTTCTAtgctattatattattttccttaatTGTCACTGTCCTGATTACTATGTGGTTCTGCAACTATTCCAGAATATCGAGGTGACTATTGCAGAGTTCAAGAATTCCATAGAATTCTCTTCGACGCTATTGtctattattatatctatatGTTATTATCTcttcttaattaaaatcaaaattaatggCGCACCTCCCACCGTCACTGTCCCGATTACTGCGCGGTACTCCAACTATTCCAGAATATCGAGGTGACTATTGCAGAGTTCAAGAATTCCCTAGAATTCTCTTCGATGCTATTGTCTATTATTACATCTATATGTTATTATCTCTTCTcaattgaaatcaaaattaatggCGCACCTCCCACCGTCACTGTCCCGATTACTGCGCGGTACTCCAACTATTCCAGAATATCGAGGCGACTGTTGCATGAGGAATCTTCAAGTCACCAATATGGAGATTCGAAATTCCCTAGAATCTTCTTTCCCTTCAACATCtgaatttctaataataattaaaattcggTTTACGCAATGAAGCCAGTTAACCCTAATTCCTCCGGAGTCCCTCCCCTTCTACGAGTCTTAAACTCTGCTCGAGCATCGAATCCCCGGGGCACGGTCCGATCGCCCCGACTACCCCGGCGCGTCCGAAAGCTCGCCATCGCGTTCCGAGGCGAGGGCAGGGAAGAAAATCGTGAGAAGCACGAAGGTTTCCGTATTTCAAGGCGAAACTGCGGGGGCGTTGACAGCGGGAACGAGCGACGCTCGTAAATGCGAGATTGCCTGGCCGGTTTACGAGCTTTCTATCGCGTTTTCGGGATTATTTGAGAAAATGGAATCCTTTGCCGGAGACTCTGTAAGTACGTGCGCGGCGCCGTGGAAAAATCTGTCTCCGAGGGGTGAACGAGGGGAGGGtcgagggagggggggggggggggggggaaggtGGAGCGAAATGCAAACCAGCTGGAAAATCGTAAAAGGCGAAAATGTAACGAACGTAATCGAGGCTGGTGGCCAAGGATGGGCGTTGCAGCTCGCGCTGGAAAATCTGGGAGGGTGGAACGAGATGGCCACCCCTGCAGACATACGGGCGGGCGTTTTATTGCGTTCTCGAAGAAAGTCTCGTAAAAGGGCCGACGCTGTAAAAGCACCCGAGGTCGTCTATCCGTTATCCGCTGCACTTTGCCCTTATCGCGCCTCGCCCTTCAGCTGCGACTCTAGTGACCCATGACCGAGGAGAATCGTGCAacatttcaatcattttcttcGGCTGCTTTTCCTTCGGTCCCGACCTCGTTTCAATAATTGTCACCCAGGAAAAGCATCGAAACGGAGTTCGAAACGGGTCGAGTTAAACTCGGCAGTGTTGCTATACAATAATCGCGCGACCAATAACGATTTTCACCGCGTTCCCAGAAGTCCATCGCTATAAAAACGATAAACCGAACGATAAAGGCTCCCAAGAGCAATGAAACGTACGAAAAGAATCACGGGAGCCAGCCGCAGTCAGGTTTCACATAGAACCCCGTTCTCGGGCTACCGGAAGCGGCCGCTTCCGCCATTTTGGCGAACGGTGCGCGCCACTTGGAAAAATCGAGGCGTCGGAGGCAGTAAAACGCAGGGGAGAATTGCCCCGGGCAATTTCGCCGCAATCTCCGAGTTTCGAGGTCGATCCAGCGCCGCTTCTCTTCCTCGGCTTTCAGGCGAGAGAACCGTACGCGCGAAAATAAGAAACGCGAGAAGCAAGGAGGCGAAAAACTCGCGATCTCGGGATCAACGGAAAGACGCGGAACGCCGAGGAAATTGCGAAAATCTCGAAGTGGCTGTTTCGCTGGGCGGAGTGGCCGGCTAAACAAACAGTAGTTGCCAGCGAGCAATCGCGGTCCGAAGCCGAAGATCGTTGGTGGTTCGAGGCGGGAGAAGATGATGGCTCGATGCTCGAGCTGGGCTCTCTCGGTCCGCGCGAGGTGAAAATTGCCGGTTTGCCGCGCGGCGGCTTCGGCTCGTTTCGGAATGCATCCTCGCGGATGGTAGCCGGCATCAGCCAGCAGCGGCGTTCGGTTTTATCGACGCAAATTGCCCGGAAAGTCGGCTATACCATCCTATCCGCGCGTGTGCCCGCCGCTTCCACgcttcctttttatttttattttacaacgagATACTTCGAAATGGTTTGTTTGCACAGGCCGTGGCTTCGGAGGGGCTTTAGGTCGGGACGCGAAATTGCGGTGACTCCTGGTAAACGCTGCACCTTTGCGCCAGTGTTTTCTGCTTTGTTTGCGTATACTCGGAGGCAAAAATGTAGGGTTATATTTTTAGGAGCAGTCGATCTTCAAGGTTGGAAGCAGAAGAGGCTGTAGGTGGAGGTTGTATCCGTGGCTAAATATCAGGCTTCTTGAGGGGCTCCACCTGTgtaagattttcaaaaatcaaaaattttgtttctacacGTTTATCATCTAGGAGATATTACAATTACTGTCGCagaagtatttaataatattctgcTTAGTTCGTTATTTTTCGAACCCCAAACGTGCCCACCTCAGCGTCGTGCTACTACTTTCGTACGAAGCTTTAagcgcgtttttctcgaaaccacgTTTTTGGAAATGGCGAGCAGGATTGCGCAAAATCCATTACATGAATCGGGATGAAATTTGTTCTCTATTCGTTCGTCGCCttcgttgatcgccacgtcacctaGATATAAGTAACAGGACTCTTTACCGAGGAATTAATGAAGATAAATCTGGATCTCGAGACGAAGTTTCCgcttcgtagaaattttcacgagttttagctTTGGCAGCCAATGTGTCGAAGGAATGAGTTTTATGCTGTAGGAACAGAGGATAGCCTGCGACGTATTTAAAGAGGGTGTCGATACTAGGACGGGGTGTTGTGTAGCAAAGAGGCCGATCCTCATTCTCAGAAATTTCGATTAACGTTTTATC
This portion of the Hylaeus volcanicus isolate JK05 chromosome 4, UHH_iyHylVolc1.0_haploid, whole genome shotgun sequence genome encodes:
- the LOC128875228 gene encoding organic cation transporter protein-like encodes the protein MKATQLFVQANEAVTLDDVLIYLDEFGTYQRYLFCILTVFSVFLIFVYFTQAFLTILPNEYWCKLPEVEGVSNEKLKKIMIPSSKVVPYEGHQLSYSRCWMYDLPVEQALALNKPDESWPLKRCNTWEFKLSRSDVPYMSVAAEKNWVCEEEYKATLAQSIFFVGSVAGSFAFGWLADKYGRIPALVGTNLLGFIGGVSTVYIDHFWQFCICRFAVGMAYDNTFVIAYILVLEYVGPRWRSFTANMSYGIFFTVGGVCLPWMAHGIANWRSFSLLTSIPLASVVLAPFFLPESVRWLISTGQIEKALKIITRIEKINDSQIPDEVYKEFLDDCIETADTLAAEDHTVFDLFKTTRLRKMMLLLTASWGLIQMAYDAHIRSLNTIGLDMFTSFTIASATELPAMLLVTSVLDILGRRWTLFGSVIISGLFSFFAASVALGVGFTTLAMCSRFFINVASNIAMQYAAELLPTVIRAEGVAFIHVMGYVTSVISPFIAFSHKARYNLPMILLGTTCFVCGLVCLFLPETLMEQLPQTLLEGELFGIDQKFWETPFTRKEPLEPIGHHLHAKRPALRPAILRSTMISGYVGNESRILSTQEKAALASDRLADTDSSTSVSPQDYLEQLRREASVTDDFANETREDNQK